From Andrena cerasifolii isolate SP2316 chromosome 12, iyAndCera1_principal, whole genome shotgun sequence, a single genomic window includes:
- the LOC143375251 gene encoding uncharacterized protein LOC143375251 encodes MHLPDGPLGMDSFNAIHETLQACHGNLVRTGSPVILCSALPSHWRSNKSLPVAFKVVALDEVTDGTLVTIKAGNDENCCGELRNCTAVMKNQVAKFNDLRFVGRSGRGKSFSLTIQISTVPFQVATYTKAIKVTVDGPREPRSKSNYQYGPGFPGFGLFNPWVDVTYLGQAWHLPHPAYVKGTIPMSSADLFPPTFPPTVLPPYSFEPVKFPTEYTTLPAKTTTATTTPAAIPNSPSKTPPRSPSECGSESAAEEVRSAFVPIRLNTLPPASSVITASSSSPEKTDVKPTLGARNELKAPTALIAQKLSIKRSPSPTKISSPPTAKPVWRPY; translated from the exons atgcatctgCCGGACGGACCATTAGGAATGGACAGCTTCAACGCGATTCACGAGACGCTGCAGGCCTGCCACGGCAACCTAGTGAGGACCGGGAGCCCAGTCATCCTCTGCAGCGCGTTGCCGTCACACTGGAGGTCGAACAAGTCGCTACCAGTGGCCTTCAAGGTCGTGGCGCTCGACGAGGTCACCGACGGCACCCTGGTCACCATCAAGGCGGGCAACGACGAGAACTGCTGCGGGGAACTGCGAAACTGCACCGCGGTCATGAAGAACCAGGTTGCCAAGTTCAACGACCTCAGATTCGTCGGTCGTAGCGGAAGAG GAAAGTCCTTCTCACTAACCATACAAATCAGCACGGTACCATTCCAAGTGGCCACCTACACGAAGGCCATCAAGGTCACGGTGGACGGACCCAGGGAACCAAGGTCCAAGTCGA ATTACCAGTACGGACCTGGATTCCCTGGATTTGGACTGTTCAATCCATGGGTGGACGTGACGTACCTGGGCCAGGCGTGGCACTTGCCTCACCCTGCGTACGTCAAAG GAACCATACCAATGTCATCGGCGGATCTGTTCCCACCGACCTTCCCACCGACGGTTCTACCGCCGTACTCCTTCGAGCCGGTGAAATTCCCGACGGAGTACACCACGCTTCCAGCGAAAACCACCACGGCGACCACCACGCCAGCAGCCATACCGAACAGTCCATCTAAGACACCCCCGAGGAGCCCCAGTGAATGTGGCAGCGAATCGGCCGCCGAAGAGGTTCGCAGCGCGTTCGTGCCCATCCGATTGAACACCCTTCCTCCCGCGTCGTCGGTGATcaccgcgtcctcgtcgtccccggAGAAGACCGACGTGAAGCCTACGCTAGGCGCGAGGAACGAGCTCAAAGCGCCCACCGCCCTGATCGCGCAGAAGCTCTCCATCAAGAGGAGCCCGTCCCCGACGAAGATCTCGTCGCCGCCGACGGCCAAGCCGGTCTGGAGGCCCTACTAG